The Bos taurus isolate L1 Dominette 01449 registration number 42190680 breed Hereford chromosome 18, ARS-UCD2.0, whole genome shotgun sequence genome has a window encoding:
- the KRTDAP gene encoding keratinocyte differentiation-associated protein isoform 1 precursor (isoform 1 precursor is encoded by transcript variant 1), whose amino-acid sequence MKIPVLPAVVLLSVLALHSAQGAALPSSEEETTIGNYEAGPEAFNAQFLNIDKLRSAFKKDEFLNWHALFESIKQKLPFLNWDAFPKLKGLRSATPDAQ is encoded by the exons ATGAAGATCCCCGTTCTTCCCGCTGTTGTTCTTCTCTCTGTCCTGGCGCTCCACTCTGCTCAGGGGGCGGCGCTGCCCAGCTCTGAG GAAGAAACCACCATTGGTAATTATGAGGCAGGACCCGAG GCCTTTAATGCCCAGTTCCTGAACATTGACAAGTTGCGATCA GCTTTTAAGAAAGATGAATTCCTGAACTGGCACGCTCTCTTTGAG tCTATCAAACAGAAACTTCCTTTCCTCAACTGGGATGCCTTTCCTAAG ctgaAAGGACTGAGGAGTGCAACTCCTGATGCCCAGTGA
- the KRTDAP gene encoding keratinocyte differentiation-associated protein isoform 2 precursor (isoform 2 precursor is encoded by transcript variant 2), translating into MKIPVLPAVVLLSVLALHSAQGAALPSSEEETTIGNYEAGPEAFKKDEFLNWHALFESIKQKLPFLNWDAFPKLKGLRSATPDAQ; encoded by the exons ATGAAGATCCCCGTTCTTCCCGCTGTTGTTCTTCTCTCTGTCCTGGCGCTCCACTCTGCTCAGGGGGCGGCGCTGCCCAGCTCTGAG GAAGAAACCACCATTGGTAATTATGAGGCAGGACCCGAG GCTTTTAAGAAAGATGAATTCCTGAACTGGCACGCTCTCTTTGAG tCTATCAAACAGAAACTTCCTTTCCTCAACTGGGATGCCTTTCCTAAG ctgaAAGGACTGAGGAGTGCAACTCCTGATGCCCAGTGA